In Epinephelus lanceolatus isolate andai-2023 chromosome 13, ASM4190304v1, whole genome shotgun sequence, the following are encoded in one genomic region:
- the LOC144466540 gene encoding pteroicidin-alpha-like, whose protein sequence is MRCIILFLVLSLVVLMAEPGEGFIFHVIKGLFHAGKMIHGLVTRRRHGMEELQDLDQRAFEREKAFA, encoded by the exons ATGAGGTGCATCATCCTCTTTCTTGTGTTGTCGCTGGTGGTCCTCATGGCTGAACCCGGGGAGGGTTTTATCTTCCACGTCATCAAAGGACTCTTTCACG CTGGCAAGATGATCCATGG ACTTGTCACCAGGAGACGACATGGCATGGAAGAGCTGCAAGACCTGGACCAACGTGCCTTTGAACGAGAGAAAGCTTTTGCCTGA